A part of Myxococcus landrumus genomic DNA contains:
- a CDS encoding TIGR04013 family B12-binding domain/radical SAM domain-containing protein has protein sequence MVPLRPVSLVLSYQYPGKYAFTVLAGAVESDPALADVKLFFPRDRETLLTTVKERADAGDTVVAAWSFYSASFAASVEELAWVRERLEGRSVLCIAGGVHATAEPLQTLQAGFDLIAIGEGEHSLRELLARVQRGDEPRDTHGVAFLKDGKLVQHGRGEGVKLDDFPPFAARHAMFGAIEITRGCIYACRFCQTPFMSKARFRHRSVANVAHWARELRRSGRRDIRFITPTSMSYGTADETMNLAAVEELLAAVSEAMAPDGRVYYGTFPSEVRPEHVTPEALALLKRYVHNDNLIIGGQSGSERILQSTRRGHDVETVVRATRLAVEGGFVPNVDFILGLPGEEASDVEATVALMERLAELGARVHGHAFMPLPGTPFRDAPPGQVDEETRRKLDRLASQGRLYGHWKQQVTLAEGIASRRRPRAG, from the coding sequence ATGGTGCCGCTTCGCCCCGTCTCTCTCGTCCTCAGCTATCAGTACCCTGGCAAGTACGCCTTCACCGTGCTCGCGGGGGCCGTCGAGTCCGACCCGGCGCTCGCGGACGTGAAGCTGTTCTTCCCTCGAGACCGAGAGACGCTCCTCACCACCGTGAAGGAGCGCGCTGACGCCGGAGACACCGTGGTCGCCGCGTGGTCGTTCTACTCGGCGAGCTTCGCCGCCTCGGTGGAGGAGCTCGCGTGGGTTCGCGAGCGGCTGGAGGGCCGCTCCGTCCTGTGCATCGCTGGCGGTGTCCACGCGACGGCCGAGCCCCTCCAGACGCTCCAGGCTGGCTTCGACCTCATCGCCATCGGCGAAGGAGAACACTCCCTGCGCGAACTGCTCGCCCGCGTCCAGCGCGGTGACGAGCCGCGCGACACCCACGGCGTGGCCTTTCTGAAGGACGGCAAGCTGGTGCAGCACGGCCGGGGTGAAGGCGTGAAGCTCGACGACTTCCCTCCCTTCGCCGCTCGGCACGCGATGTTCGGGGCCATCGAAATCACGCGCGGCTGCATCTACGCGTGCCGCTTCTGCCAGACGCCCTTCATGAGCAAGGCGCGCTTCCGCCATCGCTCCGTGGCCAACGTGGCGCACTGGGCCCGCGAGCTGCGCCGCTCCGGACGCCGGGACATCCGGTTCATCACCCCCACGTCCATGTCCTACGGCACCGCCGACGAGACGATGAACCTGGCCGCCGTGGAAGAGCTCCTCGCCGCGGTGAGCGAGGCCATGGCCCCCGACGGGCGCGTGTACTACGGCACCTTCCCCTCGGAGGTCCGCCCCGAGCACGTCACCCCCGAGGCACTCGCCCTCCTCAAGCGCTACGTCCACAACGACAACCTCATCATCGGCGGACAGTCCGGCTCCGAGCGCATCCTCCAGAGCACTCGGCGAGGTCATGACGTGGAGACGGTGGTGCGCGCCACGCGCCTGGCGGTCGAGGGCGGCTTCGTCCCCAACGTGGACTTCATCCTGGGCCTGCCCGGTGAAGAGGCCTCGGACGTGGAGGCCACCGTGGCCCTCATGGAGCGGCTTGCGGAGCTGGGGGCGCGCGTTCACGGACACGCCTTCATGCCGCTGCCAGGAACCCCATTCCGCGACGCCCCTCCAGGCCAGGTGGACGAGGAGACGCGTCGCAAGCTGGACAGGCTCGCCTCCCAGGGACGGCTGTATGGCCACTGGAAGCAGCAGGTGACGCTCGCGGAGGGAATCGCCTCGCGCCGCCGGCCTCGGGCAGGCTAG
- a CDS encoding pyridoxal-dependent decarboxylase, with amino-acid sequence MRDDSNGGGGGVPHLSAEEFRELGHRMVDWIADYQARVESFPVRSQVAPGGVASKLPLHPPEEGLGGVRGWDSIFKDLEDIILPGLTHWQSPSFFAYFPANASGPAVLGELLSAGLGVQGMLWSTSPAATEVETRVLDWLAELTGLPEDFRSTSATGGCVIQGTASEATLVAMVAARERVRRLGAPVDAEWVAYASTQAHSSVLKAAMLCGVAHGSEDKAHVRLIETDARYALRPDALERAIREDLAAGRRPFFVCATVGSTSSGAVDPVRAVGEVLARTGVRDAGGWLHIDSAWAGAALVCPEHRGLLEGVEVADSLSFNPHKWLLTNFDCNAFYTRDRKALLDALSVTPEYLRNSASASGAVIDYRDWQVPLGRRFRALKLWFVLRHYGAQGLRAHIREHVRLGECFERWVVEDERFEVSAPRSLSLVCFRLKPRLGETPSDTDGRNRALMERVNASGKVFLSHTVLPGVDGLPPRYVLRMAIGSTTTEERHVRAAWELLTASAG; translated from the coding sequence ATGCGCGATGACTCGAATGGCGGTGGCGGAGGTGTGCCTCACCTGAGCGCGGAGGAGTTCCGCGAGCTGGGGCATCGGATGGTGGATTGGATTGCGGACTACCAGGCGCGGGTGGAGTCCTTCCCGGTTCGCTCCCAGGTGGCTCCAGGCGGCGTCGCATCGAAGCTCCCCCTGCATCCTCCCGAGGAAGGACTGGGCGGTGTGCGCGGCTGGGACTCCATCTTCAAGGACCTGGAGGACATCATCCTGCCTGGGTTGACGCATTGGCAGTCGCCGTCCTTCTTCGCGTACTTCCCGGCGAATGCATCAGGGCCCGCGGTGCTGGGCGAGCTCCTGTCCGCGGGCCTGGGTGTGCAGGGCATGCTCTGGTCCACCAGTCCCGCAGCGACGGAGGTGGAGACGCGCGTCTTGGATTGGCTCGCGGAGCTGACGGGGCTGCCCGAGGACTTCCGCTCCACTTCGGCTACGGGCGGTTGTGTCATCCAGGGCACCGCGAGCGAGGCCACCCTGGTTGCAATGGTGGCGGCGCGAGAGCGTGTCCGGCGTCTTGGTGCTCCCGTGGATGCCGAGTGGGTGGCCTATGCCTCCACGCAGGCGCACTCGTCCGTGCTGAAGGCGGCCATGTTGTGCGGCGTGGCGCACGGCTCGGAGGACAAGGCTCACGTGCGGCTCATTGAGACGGATGCCCGCTACGCCCTGCGGCCCGATGCGCTGGAGCGCGCCATTCGCGAGGACCTGGCCGCGGGTCGTCGGCCCTTCTTTGTGTGTGCCACGGTGGGGAGCACCTCCTCGGGCGCGGTGGACCCCGTGCGGGCGGTGGGGGAGGTGCTGGCTCGCACGGGTGTACGCGATGCTGGGGGGTGGCTGCACATCGACTCGGCGTGGGCGGGTGCGGCGCTGGTGTGTCCCGAGCATCGCGGCTTGCTCGAAGGGGTGGAGGTGGCGGACTCGCTCTCCTTCAATCCTCACAAGTGGCTGCTCACCAACTTCGACTGCAATGCCTTCTACACGCGGGACCGGAAGGCGCTGCTCGACGCCCTCAGCGTGACGCCGGAGTATCTGCGGAACTCGGCGAGCGCGAGCGGGGCGGTGATTGATTACCGTGACTGGCAGGTCCCGCTGGGGCGCCGCTTCCGCGCGCTCAAGCTATGGTTCGTGCTGCGTCACTACGGCGCCCAGGGATTGCGCGCGCACATCCGCGAGCACGTGCGGCTGGGCGAGTGCTTCGAGCGCTGGGTCGTAGAGGACGAGCGCTTCGAGGTGTCCGCGCCGCGTTCCTTGTCGCTGGTGTGCTTCCGGTTGAAGCCTCGCCTCGGGGAGACGCCCTCGGACACCGATGGGCGCAACCGTGCCCTGATGGAGCGGGTGAACGCTTCCGGCAAGGTCTTCCTTTCGCACACGGTGTTGCCGGGGGTGGATGGTTTGCCGCCTCGCTACGTGCTGCGCATGGCCATCGGCTCGACCACGACGGAGGAGCGGCATGTGCGCGCCGCGTGGGAACTCCTCACCGCATCGGCCGGATGA
- a CDS encoding sigma-54-dependent Fis family transcriptional regulator, with the protein MYADALQSISLAMAQVRSVDLLLARIAQGLAAQPDVALARIWLIAPGDICGTCPLRAECPDTSRCLHLAASAGGSRKSEEAWTGLGGAFRRFPLGIRKVGHVGATGEPVLLQWTGKDEDWLVRRDWATREGIRSFAAQPLVFRGEVLGVLAVFSRRKLGRTEFSWLRTFADHAAVALTNARAFEEVARLRAQLELERDYLREEVKDALSFGEIVGRSESLRRVLQQLQPVAETSASVLVLGESGVGKELIARALHDQSPRRERPLIRVNCASIPRELFESEFFGHVRGAFTGALKDRAGRFQAADGGTLFLDEVGEIPLELQSKLLRVLQEGTFERVGEDVTRRVDVRIIAATNRDLKTEVAEGRFREDLFYRLSVFPIEVPPLRERLEDVPLLAEHLLGRVCAKLNLAPPKMTQAQVQALQRYDWPGNVRELENVLERAVILSRGGRLRLELALPDSRGTSARDSRPRDAGAPSSFIPEKEWRRREKENLKAALAVAGGKVYGPGGAAALLGLAPTTLASRLKALGIKVR; encoded by the coding sequence CCCCCTGCGCGCCGAATGTCCGGACACCTCTCGTTGCCTGCACCTGGCGGCAAGCGCGGGCGGCTCGCGGAAGAGTGAAGAGGCGTGGACCGGGCTGGGTGGAGCCTTCAGGCGGTTCCCTCTCGGTATCCGCAAGGTGGGGCACGTGGGGGCGACGGGGGAGCCCGTGCTCCTTCAGTGGACGGGCAAGGATGAGGACTGGCTCGTGCGCCGCGATTGGGCGACGCGCGAGGGCATCCGCAGCTTCGCGGCCCAGCCACTTGTCTTCCGAGGGGAGGTGCTCGGCGTCCTGGCGGTGTTCAGCCGGCGGAAGCTGGGCCGCACCGAGTTCTCGTGGCTGCGCACCTTCGCCGACCATGCCGCGGTGGCCCTCACCAACGCTCGCGCCTTCGAGGAGGTCGCTCGGCTGAGAGCCCAGCTCGAACTGGAGCGCGACTATCTGCGCGAAGAGGTGAAGGACGCGCTCTCCTTCGGAGAAATCGTGGGTCGGAGCGAGTCCCTCCGGCGCGTCCTCCAGCAGCTCCAGCCCGTGGCGGAGACCTCCGCCAGCGTCCTGGTGCTTGGCGAGTCGGGCGTGGGCAAGGAGCTCATTGCTCGGGCCCTTCATGACCAGAGCCCTCGGCGCGAGCGTCCGCTCATCCGCGTCAACTGCGCCTCCATTCCTCGCGAGCTCTTCGAGAGCGAGTTCTTCGGCCACGTGCGAGGCGCCTTCACCGGAGCCCTCAAGGATCGGGCGGGGCGCTTCCAGGCGGCCGATGGTGGGACGCTCTTCCTCGACGAAGTGGGGGAGATTCCCCTCGAGCTCCAGAGCAAGCTGCTCCGCGTCCTCCAGGAGGGCACCTTCGAGCGCGTGGGCGAGGACGTCACCCGACGAGTGGACGTACGCATCATCGCGGCCACCAACCGGGACTTGAAGACCGAGGTGGCCGAGGGCCGCTTCCGCGAGGACCTCTTCTACCGGCTCAGCGTCTTCCCCATCGAGGTCCCGCCGCTGCGTGAACGGCTGGAGGATGTCCCCCTGCTCGCGGAGCACCTTCTCGGACGCGTCTGCGCGAAGCTCAATCTCGCGCCTCCCAAGATGACCCAGGCCCAGGTGCAGGCGCTCCAGCGCTACGACTGGCCGGGCAATGTCCGCGAACTGGAGAACGTCCTGGAGCGCGCCGTCATCCTCTCCCGAGGCGGTCGGCTGCGGCTGGAGCTGGCCTTGCCGGACTCCCGAGGGACTTCAGCGCGCGACTCCCGGCCACGAGATGCTGGGGCCCCGTCCTCGTTCATCCCGGAGAAGGAGTGGCGTCGCAGGGAGAAGGAGAACCTGAAGGCGGCCCTCGCCGTCGCGGGAGGCAAGGTGTACGGCCCTGGTGGCGCCGCCGCGCTTCTCGGCCTGGCTCCAACGACGCTCGCCTCCCGGCTCAAGGCCCTGGGCATCAAGGTCCGCTGA
- the aceA gene encoding isocitrate lyase gives MYDATTTTPDTSPHAKLHARRFEGITRNYTEKDVKKLRGTLPISYTLAEVGSKRLWELLHTEDYINALGALTGNQAVQMVRAGLKAIYLSGWQVAADANSAGQMYPDQSLYPVDSVPTVVKKINNALRRADQIDHAEGKSDRYWFAPIIADAEAGFGGPLNAFELMKSMIEAGAAGVHFEDQLASEKKCGHMGGKVLVPTSHFVRTLNAARLAADVMGVPTLLVARTDADSAKLLMSDADEYDHPFIDRKNGRTPEGFYRLNGGLDCAISRGLAYAPYADLVWCETSTPDLAQAKKFAESIRAKFPNKLLAYNCSPSFNWKKNLDDATIAKFQRELGAMGYKFQFVTLAGFHALNHSMYELARKYRDRGMAAYSEFQQGEFGSEKDGYTATRHQREVGTGYFDQVAEVISGGSASTLALHESTEAHQF, from the coding sequence ATGTACGACGCCACCACGACGACCCCGGACACCTCCCCTCACGCCAAGCTCCACGCGCGCCGCTTCGAGGGCATCACGCGCAACTACACCGAGAAGGACGTGAAGAAGCTGCGGGGCACGCTGCCCATCAGCTACACGCTGGCGGAGGTCGGCTCCAAGCGCCTGTGGGAGCTGCTCCACACGGAGGACTACATCAACGCGCTGGGCGCGCTCACCGGCAACCAGGCCGTGCAGATGGTGCGCGCGGGCCTGAAGGCCATCTACCTGTCCGGCTGGCAGGTGGCGGCGGACGCGAACTCGGCCGGGCAGATGTACCCGGACCAGAGCCTCTACCCGGTGGACAGCGTCCCCACCGTGGTGAAGAAGATCAACAACGCCCTGCGCCGCGCGGACCAGATTGACCACGCCGAGGGCAAGAGCGACCGCTACTGGTTCGCGCCCATCATCGCGGACGCGGAGGCCGGCTTTGGCGGTCCGCTCAACGCGTTCGAGCTGATGAAGAGCATGATTGAGGCGGGCGCCGCAGGCGTCCACTTCGAGGACCAGCTCGCCAGCGAGAAGAAGTGTGGCCACATGGGCGGCAAGGTGCTCGTGCCCACCAGCCACTTCGTGCGCACCCTCAACGCCGCGCGGCTCGCCGCCGACGTCATGGGCGTGCCCACGCTGCTCGTCGCGCGCACGGACGCCGACAGCGCCAAGCTCTTGATGAGCGACGCGGACGAGTACGACCACCCGTTCATCGACCGCAAGAACGGCCGCACCCCGGAGGGCTTCTACCGCCTCAACGGCGGCCTGGACTGCGCCATCTCCCGCGGCCTGGCCTACGCGCCGTACGCGGACCTGGTGTGGTGCGAGACGAGCACCCCGGACCTCGCGCAGGCCAAGAAGTTCGCCGAGTCCATCCGCGCGAAGTTCCCCAACAAGCTGCTCGCGTACAACTGCTCGCCGTCCTTCAACTGGAAGAAGAACCTGGACGACGCCACCATCGCGAAGTTCCAGCGCGAGCTGGGCGCCATGGGCTACAAGTTCCAGTTCGTCACCCTGGCGGGCTTCCACGCGCTGAACCACTCCATGTACGAGCTGGCGCGCAAGTACCGCGACCGCGGCATGGCGGCGTACAGCGAGTTCCAGCAGGGTGAGTTCGGCTCGGAGAAGGACGGCTACACCGCCACGCGCCACCAGCGCGAGGTCGGCACCGGCTACTTCGACCAGGTCGCCGAGGTCATCTCCGGCGGCTCCGCCAGCACTCTGGCCCTGCACGAGTCCACCGAGGCCCACCAGTTCTAG
- a CDS encoding PspC domain-containing protein has protein sequence MKRCTGCAEEMKAEASKCPHCGTRATRLHRGVEGRMLLGVSAMLAREFGIDAAWVRVLLVVATLFTGGTLPFVYVMLWAFTPPTAMGRPPLQRTMDWLSRMGQSSDVGRLERRV, from the coding sequence ATGAAGCGATGCACGGGTTGCGCGGAGGAGATGAAGGCGGAAGCCTCGAAGTGCCCTCACTGCGGGACGCGCGCGACGCGGCTGCACCGGGGCGTGGAGGGGCGGATGCTCCTGGGCGTCAGCGCGATGCTGGCGCGGGAGTTCGGCATCGACGCGGCGTGGGTGCGGGTGCTGCTGGTGGTCGCCACGCTCTTCACCGGGGGCACCCTCCCGTTCGTGTACGTGATGCTCTGGGCCTTCACGCCTCCGACGGCGATGGGGCGCCCCCCGCTCCAGCGCACGATGGATTGGCTGTCCCGGATGGGGCAGTCCTCGGACGTGGGCCGCCTGGAGCGGCGCGTCTGA
- the aceB gene encoding malate synthase A, with translation MTSEAPPSKSPAFGAGVAVKGPWHPDYAEVLTPDALAFVARLVRAFGERREGLLERRKAVQASWRQGARPHFLPETKAIREGSWTVAPLPADLQDRRVEITGPVDRKMIINALNSGANVFMADFEDANSPTWDNVVRGQLNLRDAVRRRIAFTAEGGKHYALNDKPAVLFVRPRGWHLPERHVEIDGKPISGSLFDFALFFFHNAKEQLSRGTGPYFYLPKMQSHLEARLWNDVFVLAQDTLGIPQGSIKATVLIETLPAAFEMDEILYELREHSAGLNCGRWDYIFSFIKTLQSDTRVVLPDRGQVTMDKAFLNAYSQLLIQTCHRRNVHAMGGMAAFIPIKGDAAANEAVLEKVRADKLREVKNGHDGTWVAHPGLVPIARDIFDANMKGPNQLANKREDVRITEADLLKVPSGTRTEEGLRHNLRVGIQYTAAWLGGLGCVPLYNLMEDAATAEISRAQVWQWLHHGASLEDGRKVTPELFQALLREEMARLEKEGASEKYGAAHVQRARELFERLSASPTFEDFLTLPAYAALDSTA, from the coding sequence ATGACCTCGGAAGCCCCCCCTTCGAAGAGCCCGGCCTTCGGCGCCGGCGTGGCGGTGAAGGGGCCATGGCACCCCGACTACGCAGAGGTCCTCACCCCGGACGCCCTGGCCTTCGTGGCCCGGCTGGTCCGGGCCTTCGGGGAGCGGCGGGAAGGGCTGCTCGAGCGCCGCAAGGCCGTGCAGGCGTCCTGGCGCCAGGGCGCGCGCCCCCACTTCCTCCCGGAGACGAAGGCCATCCGCGAGGGGAGCTGGACGGTGGCGCCGCTGCCCGCGGACCTCCAGGACCGTCGGGTGGAAATCACCGGCCCGGTGGACCGGAAGATGATCATCAACGCCCTCAACTCCGGGGCGAACGTCTTCATGGCGGACTTCGAGGACGCCAACAGCCCCACCTGGGACAACGTCGTCCGGGGCCAGCTCAACCTGCGCGACGCCGTCCGCCGCCGCATCGCCTTCACCGCCGAGGGCGGCAAGCACTACGCGCTCAACGACAAGCCCGCCGTCCTCTTCGTGCGCCCCCGAGGCTGGCACCTGCCCGAGCGCCACGTCGAAATCGACGGCAAGCCCATCTCCGGCTCGCTCTTCGACTTCGCCCTGTTCTTCTTCCACAACGCGAAGGAGCAGCTCTCGCGCGGCACGGGCCCCTACTTCTACCTGCCCAAGATGCAGAGCCACCTGGAGGCCCGGCTCTGGAACGACGTGTTCGTGCTCGCCCAGGACACGCTCGGCATCCCCCAAGGCTCCATCAAGGCCACCGTCCTCATCGAGACGCTCCCCGCCGCCTTCGAGATGGACGAAATCCTCTACGAGCTGCGTGAGCACTCCGCCGGCCTCAACTGCGGACGCTGGGACTACATCTTCAGCTTCATCAAGACGCTCCAGTCGGACACCCGCGTGGTGCTCCCGGACCGGGGCCAGGTCACCATGGACAAGGCGTTCCTCAACGCCTACTCGCAGCTGCTCATCCAGACCTGCCACCGCCGCAACGTGCACGCGATGGGCGGCATGGCCGCGTTCATCCCCATCAAGGGCGACGCCGCCGCCAACGAGGCCGTCCTGGAGAAGGTCCGCGCCGACAAGCTGCGCGAGGTGAAGAACGGCCATGACGGCACCTGGGTCGCCCACCCCGGCCTCGTGCCCATCGCCCGCGACATCTTCGACGCGAACATGAAGGGCCCAAACCAGCTCGCCAACAAGCGCGAGGACGTGCGCATCACCGAGGCGGACCTGCTCAAGGTCCCCTCCGGCACGCGCACCGAGGAGGGCCTGCGCCACAACCTGCGCGTGGGCATCCAGTACACCGCCGCGTGGTTGGGGGGGCTGGGCTGCGTGCCGCTCTACAACCTGATGGAGGACGCGGCCACCGCGGAAATCTCCCGCGCCCAGGTGTGGCAGTGGCTGCACCACGGCGCCTCGCTCGAGGACGGCCGCAAGGTGACGCCCGAGCTGTTCCAGGCGCTGCTCCGCGAGGAGATGGCCCGCCTGGAGAAGGAAGGCGCCAGCGAGAAGTACGGCGCCGCCCACGTCCAGCGCGCTCGCGAGCTCTTCGAGCGCCTGTCCGCCTCACCCACCTTCGAGGACTTCCTCACCCTGCCCGCCTACGCGGCGCTCGATTCCACCGCCTGA
- the clpP gene encoding ATP-dependent Clp endopeptidase proteolytic subunit ClpP: MNVPFVIETTHRGERAYDLYSRLLKDRIIMLGTPVNDDVANIIVAQLLFLESEDPDKGINLYINSPGGSVTAGLAIYDTMQYVKCPVSTICVGQAASMGALLLLAGAKGKRYALPNSRIMIHQPLGGAQGQATDIDIQAKEILRLRSYLNGLIVKHTGHSIERIEKDTERDYFMSAEDARQYGIIDEVVEKQQRLSAPAPSAK, translated from the coding sequence ATGAACGTCCCCTTCGTCATCGAGACCACGCACCGCGGCGAGCGGGCGTATGACCTGTACAGCCGGCTCCTCAAGGACCGCATCATCATGCTGGGCACGCCCGTCAACGACGACGTGGCGAACATCATCGTCGCCCAGCTGCTCTTCCTCGAGTCCGAGGACCCCGACAAGGGCATCAACCTCTACATCAACTCGCCCGGTGGCTCCGTCACCGCGGGTCTGGCCATCTACGACACCATGCAGTACGTGAAGTGTCCGGTGTCCACCATCTGCGTGGGCCAGGCCGCGTCCATGGGCGCGCTGCTCCTGCTGGCTGGCGCCAAGGGCAAGCGCTACGCCCTGCCCAACAGCCGCATCATGATTCACCAGCCGCTGGGCGGCGCGCAGGGCCAGGCCACGGACATCGACATCCAGGCCAAGGAAATCCTCCGCCTGCGCAGCTACTTGAATGGCCTCATCGTCAAGCACACGGGCCACTCCATCGAGCGCATCGAGAAGGACACCGAGCGCGACTACTTCATGAGCGCCGAGGATGCCCGCCAGTACGGCATCATCGACGAAGTCGTCGAGAAGCAGCAGCGCCTCTCGGCCCCCGCGCCGAGCGCGAAGTAG
- the fumC gene encoding class II fumarate hydratase yields the protein MSTRNVRIEKDTFGPIEVPADRLWGAQTQRSLENFAISTERMPPALIRALVLVKKAAARVNVENGTLAKDKGDAIVQAADEVLAGKHDAEFPLSVWQTGSGTQTNMNTNEVLANRASELLGGERGEGRKVHANDDVNKGQSSNDVFPTAMNVAAATAIVEHVLPELKALRDVFADKSRDFMNVVKVGRTHLQDATPLTLGQEFSGYVAQLDLARSHLERVLPHLHELALGGTAVGTGLNAPKGYAERVAKEIASLTGLAFVTAPNKFEALAANDAQVQAHGALKGLAAVLFKVANDIRWLSSGPRSGLGEITIPENEPGSSIMPGKVNPTQSEALTMLSAQVMGNDVAVTLGGASGNFELNVFKPLIIHNLLQSCRLLADGMRSFRLHCAVGIQPNHARIQENLERSLMLVTALNPHIGYDNAARIAKQAHKEGKTLKEVAVALGLVTAEQFDAWVRPEKMTGL from the coding sequence GTGAGCACTCGCAACGTTCGCATCGAGAAGGACACCTTCGGCCCCATCGAGGTCCCCGCTGACCGGCTGTGGGGCGCGCAGACGCAGCGCAGTCTGGAGAACTTCGCCATCTCCACCGAGCGCATGCCGCCCGCGCTCATCCGCGCGCTGGTGCTGGTGAAGAAGGCCGCCGCCCGGGTCAACGTGGAGAACGGCACCCTGGCGAAGGACAAGGGCGATGCCATCGTCCAGGCCGCGGACGAGGTCCTCGCCGGCAAGCACGATGCCGAGTTTCCGTTGAGCGTCTGGCAGACCGGGAGCGGCACGCAGACCAACATGAACACCAACGAGGTGCTTGCCAACCGGGCGTCGGAGCTTCTGGGCGGCGAGCGCGGCGAGGGCCGCAAGGTCCACGCGAACGACGACGTCAACAAGGGGCAGAGCTCCAACGACGTCTTCCCCACCGCGATGAACGTGGCGGCGGCCACCGCCATCGTCGAGCACGTGCTCCCGGAGCTGAAGGCGCTGCGCGACGTGTTCGCGGACAAGTCCCGGGACTTCATGAACGTGGTGAAGGTGGGTCGCACCCACCTGCAGGACGCGACGCCGCTCACGCTGGGCCAGGAGTTCAGCGGCTACGTGGCGCAGTTGGACCTGGCGCGCTCCCACCTGGAGCGGGTGCTGCCCCACCTGCACGAGCTGGCGCTGGGCGGCACCGCCGTGGGCACGGGGCTGAATGCGCCCAAGGGCTATGCCGAGCGCGTGGCGAAGGAGATCGCCAGCCTCACGGGCCTGGCGTTCGTCACCGCGCCCAACAAGTTCGAGGCGCTGGCGGCCAACGACGCGCAGGTCCAGGCCCACGGCGCGCTCAAGGGGCTGGCCGCGGTGTTGTTCAAGGTGGCCAACGACATCCGCTGGCTGTCGTCCGGCCCGCGCTCCGGCCTGGGTGAAATCACCATCCCCGAGAACGAGCCGGGCAGCTCCATCATGCCGGGCAAGGTGAACCCCACGCAGAGCGAGGCGCTCACCATGCTCAGCGCCCAGGTCATGGGCAACGACGTGGCCGTGACGCTGGGGGGCGCCTCCGGCAACTTCGAGCTCAACGTCTTCAAGCCGCTCATCATCCACAACCTGCTGCAGAGCTGCCGGCTGCTGGCGGACGGCATGCGCAGCTTCCGCCTCCACTGCGCGGTGGGCATCCAGCCCAACCACGCCCGCATCCAGGAGAACCTGGAGCGCAGCCTGATGCTCGTCACCGCGCTCAATCCGCACATCGGCTACGACAACGCGGCGCGCATCGCGAAGCAGGCGCACAAGGAGGGCAAGACGCTCAAGGAGGTCGCCGTGGCGTTGGGGCTGGTCACCGCCGAGCAGTTCGACGCCTGGGTCCGCCCGGAGAAGATGACCGGCCTGTAG